One genomic segment of Paraburkholderia caffeinilytica includes these proteins:
- a CDS encoding ABC transporter substrate-binding protein has product MQRRTFLAGTAALAGATFAATPLAFAQGKPETTKVAIAVGGKNLFYYLPLTIAERRNYFKDEGLDVEISDFAGGSQALKAAVGGSADVVSGAFEHTLLLQAQKQSFREFVLQGRAPQIVLAISKKAMPNYKSIADLKGKKIGVTAPGSSTSIMASFVLAKAGLTAKDVAFIGVGAGAGAIAALQSGQIDAIANLDPVMTKLERTGEIRVVSDTRTLADTRSVFGGDMPAGCLYASQSFITKNPNTTQALTNAMVRALKWLQTATGSELINTVPEGYLLGDRAVYLDAWQHVKEAMSPDGLMPADGPATSLKTLQAFDPNVQGKPIDLSKTWTNDFVKKALATVKA; this is encoded by the coding sequence ATGCAACGCAGAACCTTCCTCGCCGGCACCGCCGCGCTCGCGGGCGCCACGTTCGCCGCTACGCCGCTTGCTTTCGCGCAAGGCAAACCCGAAACCACCAAGGTGGCGATCGCCGTCGGCGGCAAGAACCTGTTCTATTACTTGCCGCTCACGATTGCCGAGCGTCGCAACTACTTCAAGGATGAAGGGCTCGACGTCGAAATCTCGGATTTCGCCGGCGGCTCGCAAGCGTTGAAGGCGGCAGTGGGCGGCAGTGCGGATGTGGTCTCCGGCGCATTCGAGCACACCTTGCTGCTGCAGGCGCAAAAGCAGTCGTTCCGCGAATTCGTGCTGCAAGGGCGTGCTCCGCAGATCGTGCTCGCGATATCGAAGAAGGCGATGCCGAACTACAAGTCGATCGCCGATCTGAAGGGGAAGAAAATCGGCGTGACCGCGCCGGGTTCGTCGACCTCGATCATGGCGAGTTTCGTGCTGGCGAAAGCCGGCTTGACCGCGAAAGACGTCGCATTCATCGGTGTGGGCGCAGGGGCGGGTGCGATCGCGGCGCTGCAGTCGGGCCAGATCGACGCCATCGCCAATCTCGACCCGGTGATGACCAAACTCGAGCGCACCGGAGAGATCCGCGTCGTGTCGGACACGCGTACGTTGGCCGATACGCGCAGCGTGTTCGGCGGCGACATGCCGGCGGGGTGTCTGTACGCGTCGCAGAGCTTCATCACGAAGAATCCGAACACCACTCAGGCGCTGACCAATGCGATGGTGCGCGCACTCAAGTGGCTGCAAACGGCGACCGGCAGCGAGCTGATCAATACCGTGCCGGAAGGCTATCTTCTCGGCGACCGCGCGGTGTATCTGGACGCGTGGCAGCACGTGAAGGAGGCGATGTCGCCGGACGGCCTGATGCCCGCCGATGGCCCGGCCACGTCGCTGAAGACTCTGCAGGCGTTCGATCCGAACGTGCAGGGCAAGCCGATCGATCTGTCGAAGACGTGGACCAACGACTTCGTCAAGAAAGCGCTGGCGACGGTCAAGGCCTGA